In a single window of the Arachis hypogaea cultivar Tifrunner chromosome 6, arahy.Tifrunner.gnm2.J5K5, whole genome shotgun sequence genome:
- the LOC112695870 gene encoding rho GTPase-activating protein 2: MTGAVMVSKGAGCGGGRRASEQDDDEQNQLSPVAVLLAALRKSMVACSVDSPKDVISNTVHQMEIGWPTNVKHVSHVTFDRFNGFLGLPVELEVHVPAPVPSASVSVFGVSAESMQCSYDSKGNSVPTILLLMQERLYSQEGLKAEGIFRINPENGEEELLRDQLNRGIVPEDIDVHCLAGLIKAWFRELPSGVLDGLSPEQVLQCNTEEDAVELLKQLKPTESALLNWAIDLMADVVVEEEYNKMDARNIAMVFAPNMTQMSDPLTALMHAVQVMNLLKTLILKTLREREETATDGYSPMSFRSSDCQSEDEYDSQQLTDTSGELRGTKLDYDDHDDDANCSHSSEGEEREVQSLSEIEQCFLKCLDENTEEGCSEQEPSPKSCSGYNKQSAVSLTDIKPGNPCSSPSYGDDSSSPLTAEGSNVNTSSPSTGSTDTSHVEIIDKFAISESLGPLFSSS, from the exons ATGACAGGGGCAGTGATGGTGAGCAAGGGCGCTGGATGCGGTGGTGGTAGGAGAGCGTCGGAGCAAGACGACGACGAACAGAACCAGCTGTCTCCGGTGGCGGTTCTTTTGGCGGCGCTTAGGAAATCAATGGTGGCTTGCAGTGTAGACAGTCCCAAAGATGTGATATCGAATACCGTTCATCAAATGGAGATTGGATGGCCCACAAATGTTAAGCACGTTAGTCATGTCACTTTCGATCGCTTCAATGGCTTCCTTGGTCTTCCCGTTGAGTTAGAGGTTCATGTTCCCGCTCCTGTTCCCAGTGCTAG TGTTAGTGTTTTTGGTGTCTCAGCTGAATCAATGCAATGTTCTTATGATTCAAAAGGAAACAGTGTCCCCACTATTCTCTTGCTAATGCAGGAGCGACTATACTCACAGGAAGGCCTAAAG GCTGAAGGTATATTTAGGATAAACCCGGAAAACGGTGAAGAGGAGCTATTAAGGGACCAGCTGAACAGAGGCATTGTGCCGGAAGACATTGATGTTCATTGCTTGGCAGGGCTAATTAAAGCTTGGTTCCGAGAACTTCCTTCGGGAGTGCTCGATGGACTTTCCCCTGAGCAAGTTCTTCAGTGCAATACAGAAGAAGATGCTGTTGAGCTTTTGAAGCAGCTAAAGCCAACTGAGTCAGCCTTGCTCAACTGGGCCATTGATCTCATGGCTGATGTTGTTGTAGAAGAGGAGTATAACAAAATGGATGCTAGAAATATTGCTATGGTTTTTGCTCCAAACATGACTCAG ATGTCTGATCCATTAACTGCTCTGATGCATGCGGTCCAAGTGATGAATTTACTAAAGACCCTGATATTGAAGACACTTAGAGAACGCGAAGAAACAGCAACAGATGGTTATTCTCCCATGTCATTTCGCTCATCAGATTGCCAATCTGAGGATGAATATGACAGTCAGCAACTAACAGATACCAGTGGGGAATTGCGGGGAACAAAGCTAGATTATGACGATCATGATGATGATGCTAACTGCAGCCATAGCAGTGAAGGGGAAGAAAGGGAGGTCCAGTCTCTAAGCGAGATAGAGCAATGCTTCTTGAAGTGTTTGGATGAAAACACAGAAGAAGGATGCTCAGAACAAGAAC CTAGCCCCAAAAGTTGCTCTGGCTATAACAAGCAATCTGCTGTATCATTAACTGATATCAAACCTGGGAATCCGTGCTCAAGTCCCTCTTATGGAGACGATTCGAGTTCACCACTGACTGCGGAGGGGTCGAATGTCAACACAAGTAGCCCATCAACAGGAAGTACAGACACCAGTCATGTGGAGATAATAGATAAATTTGCAATATCTGAATCGTTGGGGCCACTGTTTTCATCTAGTTAA
- the LOC112695871 gene encoding negative regulator of systemic acquired resistance SNI1-like isoform X2 yields MIKDLDISRKKADLEGHTTRADGLRKPLMDIILDQLAYNIDTIPLFLKTFSEPKWKLEIVVHYLWKYMTKPSVHTRKSNGSPEDATFEVALKCFSNKTGTKSTIKIIGPDVMQFLVGHRYSFFVILVGRWLCNRSNGLIPVI; encoded by the exons ATG ATTAAGGACCTTGATATATCAAGGAAGAAAGCAGATCTTGAAGGCCACACAACAAGAGCAGATGGTCTGAG AAAACCTTTGATGGACATAATTTTAGATCAACTAGCTTACAACATAGATACCATCCCCCTATTTCTTAAG ACCTTCAGTGAACCAAAATGGAAACTGGAAATAGTTGTGCATTACCTGTGGAAATACATGACTAAG CCTTCTGTTCACACTCGAAAGTCAAATGGCTCTCCTGAGGATGCAACATTTGAAGTGGCTTTGAAATGCTTCTCAAATAAAACTGGCACTAAAAGCACTATTAAAATAATTGGTCCAGATGTAATGCAGTTCCTTGTTGGTCACAGGTATTCCTTTTTTGTTATTTTGGTAGGAAGGTGGTTATGTAATAGAAGTAATGGTTTGATTCCTGTTATTTAA
- the LOC112695871 gene encoding negative regulator of systemic acquired resistance SNI1-like isoform X1 produces the protein MKSSLALQAYSSIKDLDISRKKADLEGHTTRADGLRKPLMDIILDQLAYNIDTIPLFLKTFSEPKWKLEIVVHYLWKYMTKPSVHTRKSNGSPEDATFEVALKCFSNKTGTKSTIKIIGPDVMQFLVGHRYSFFVILVGRWLCNRSNGLIPVI, from the exons ATGAAATCAAGTCTAGCCCTGCAAGCCTATTCTTCG ATTAAGGACCTTGATATATCAAGGAAGAAAGCAGATCTTGAAGGCCACACAACAAGAGCAGATGGTCTGAG AAAACCTTTGATGGACATAATTTTAGATCAACTAGCTTACAACATAGATACCATCCCCCTATTTCTTAAG ACCTTCAGTGAACCAAAATGGAAACTGGAAATAGTTGTGCATTACCTGTGGAAATACATGACTAAG CCTTCTGTTCACACTCGAAAGTCAAATGGCTCTCCTGAGGATGCAACATTTGAAGTGGCTTTGAAATGCTTCTCAAATAAAACTGGCACTAAAAGCACTATTAAAATAATTGGTCCAGATGTAATGCAGTTCCTTGTTGGTCACAGGTATTCCTTTTTTGTTATTTTGGTAGGAAGGTGGTTATGTAATAGAAGTAATGGTTTGATTCCTGTTATTTAA
- the LOC112805286 gene encoding uncharacterized protein encodes MADVPPPTPSELLRMVTELQQANQRMAEENQRMQNQIAQLEQARLEHQNHDHENNERTHVSETPQSDNEGNPRHDETQPDNEEEQPDNSAGPFTADIMNFQLPRQFTLPTTLTPYDGLGDPKQHVKKFRSIMIVNGASDPILCRCFPSFLDGPALDWFCSLPADSISRFQELAAQFEDYFAASAIYLHDSDYLTTIKQGAQESLKDYITRFKKVAMRIPDLHPEVHLHAIKSGLRPGKFQETIAVTKPKTLAEFREKAKGQIDVEELRQARKTERSATNKDDDKPRDSRKAFKPVPRYDSYTKFNTKRDDIIKEILNSKLIKPPRKAGNYPESKGVDRSKYCTFHQKHGHTTDECVIAKDLLERLARQGHLDKFIAGQMQKNTSPTPDTSAAGTSSKGKDKAPAQPRGVINCISGGYAGGGHTSSARKRTYRAMLAITDAPSHPRPPTNISEVTFRPTDFNGADANLDDPVVISIQLGDLIVKKVLLDPGSSADVLFFTAFEKMKLSNNILQPYMGDLVGFSGERVPVLGSVWLQTTLGEQPLHNTQDIQYLVVDCFSPYNVILGRPFLNKFAAIVSTVHLCVKFPVQDNVIATVHGDLQEARQCYNTSLKPPKKVGQSHVNSIKSEQITISELDPRADFQDRPTPNEGVDKNHFKRRSTKIYFCRYFHDSRRYEKSDKLPAGECRLIRMDLR; translated from the coding sequence ATGGCTGACGTTCCCCCGCCAACTCCATCCGAACTTCTGAGGATGGTGACTGAACTCCAACAAGCAAATCAGCGAATGGCAGAGGAAAACCAGAGAATGCAAAACCAAATCGCACAATTAGAACAAGCTCGCCTAGAGCATCAAAATCACGATCATGAAAACAACGAACGAACTCATGTCTCAGAGACACCGCAGAGCGACAATGAAGGAAATCCGCGCCATGATGAAACCCAACCCGATAACGAAGAAGAACAACCCGACAACTCGGCAGGACCATTCACAGCAGATATAATGAACTTCCAACTCCCCCGACAATTCACTCTGCCGACGACTTTAACCCCATACGACGGGTTGGGTGACCCAAAACAGCACGTCAAGAAGTTCCGATCTATTATGATCGTTAACGGTGCATCTGACCCAATTCTTTGTCGATGTTTTCCATCTTttttagacggtcctgcacttgactGGTTCTGTTCTTTGCCTGCAGATTCGATATCTCGTTTTCAGGAGCTGGCCGCCCAATTTGAGGATTATTTTGCAGCATCCGCGATATATCTCCACGATTCTGATTACTTGACGACCATAAAACAGGGAGCACAAGAAAGTCTGAAGGACTATATCACTCGCTTTAAAAAGGTCGCCATGAGAATTCCCGACCTCCATCCAGAAGTTCATTTGCACGCCATAAAAAGCGGCCTTCGCCCTGGCAAATTCCAGGAAACTATTGCAGTAACCAAGCCAAAAACCTTAGCCGAATTTCGTGAAAAGGCCAAGGGGCAGATCGACGTTGAGGAACTCAGACAAGCAAGGAAAACGGAAAGATCAGCAACGAATAAGGACGACGATAAACCTCGGGATAGCAGAAAAGCATTTAAGCCAGTTCCACGATATGACTCATACACCAAATTCAATACGAAAAGGGATGATATCATAAAGGAGATATTAAACTCCAAACTAATCAAGCCTCCTCGCAAAGCTGGCAATTACCCCGAGTCAAAGGGCGTCGACAGATCAAAGTATTGCACCTTTCACCAGAAACACGGACACACCACCGATGAATGTGTCATCGCCAAAGATCTCCTCGAACGGCTAGCAAGACAAGGACATCTCGATAAATTTATTGCAGGGCAGATGCAGAAAAATACTAGCCCCACACCAGACACATCAGCAGCTGGCACCTCCTCAAAAGGAAAGGACAAAGCACCGGCACAACCTAGAGGGGTAATAAACTGTATCTCAGGAGGCTATGCTGGAGGAGGACACACAAGCTCAGCCAGAAAGCGTACTTACAGGGCTATGCTAGCAATTACGGATGCCCCAAGCCATCCTCGGCCACCGACGAACATCTCAGAAGTAACCTTCAGACCAACCGACTTCAACGGTGCCGATGCCAATCTAGATGACCCTGTTGTCATTTCAATTCAGCTGGGAGACCTGATAGTGAAGAAAGTTTTACTCGATCCAGGAAGCAGTGCAGATGTTCTATTTTTCACCGCCTTTGAAAAGATGAAGCTGAGTAACAACATTCTGCAGCCATACATGGGAGACCTGGTTGGATTTTCAGGGGAACGAGTTCCTGTACTCGGatcagtgtggttacaaaccacactcggtGAGCAACCATTACACAATACACAGGATATCCAGTATCTTGTGGTCGACTGTTTTAGCCCATACAACGTTATATTAGGCAGACCATTTTTAAACAAATTCGCTGCAATTGTTTCCACTGTTCACCTCTGTGTTAAGTTCCCTGTGCAGGACAATGTCATAGCTACAGTTCACGGAGATCTCCAGGAGGCGAGGCAATGCTACAACACAAGCCTAAAGCCACCCAAAAAAGTCGGACAGTCACATGTCAACTCTATAAAGTCGGAACAGATAACAATATCCGAACTTGACCCACGGGCCGACTTTCAGGACCGGCCTACGCCGAACGAAGGAGTTgacaaaaatcattttaaaagacGATCCACTAAAATTTACTTTTGTAGGTACTTCCATGACTCCAGAAGATACGAAAAATCTGACAAGCTTCCTGCAGGAGAATGCCGACTTATTCGCATGGACCTCCGCtga